Proteins co-encoded in one Marmota flaviventris isolate mMarFla1 chromosome 9, mMarFla1.hap1, whole genome shotgun sequence genomic window:
- the LOC114088962 gene encoding olfactory receptor 10N1-like yields MGNHSLLNEFILLGIPQSEGLETVLLVIFSSIYLFTLLGNLLIFTAIISSSTLHTPMYFFLGLLSVFDMLFPSVTCPKMLFYLSGLSRAISYKGCAAQLFFYHLLGSTEGCLYSVMAYDRYVAICHPLRYMLIMKPAVCVSLVMVALLVGCLQATTLTSFTFQLTYCGPNQVDHFFCDIPAVLPLACTDSSLAQRVGSINVGLLALTLLFSVCVSYTHIGIAILRIRSAEGRQKAFSTCSAHLTAILCAYGPVIIIYLQRTPNPLLGAVVQILNNIVSPMLNSLIYSLRNKEVKRSLKIVFQIAVFSVQE; encoded by the coding sequence ATGGGAAATCACAGCTTGCTGAATGAGTTCATCCTCCTGGGAATCCCTCAGTCAGAGGGACTGGAGACTGTGCTCTTGGTCATCTTCTCTTCCATCTACCTCTTCACCCTGCTTGGGAATTTACTCATCTTTACAGCAATCATTTCATCCTCCACTCTTCACACCCCCATGTATTTCTTCTTGGGACTTCTGTCTGTTTTTGACATGTTGTTCCCTTCTGTAACCTGTCCCAAGATGCTCTTTTATCTCTCTGGTCTGAGCCGAGCCATCTCTTACAAGGGCTGTGCTGCACAGCTCTTCTTCTATCACTTGCTGGGCTCTACGGAAGGATGCCTCTATTCTGTGATGGCTTATGATCGCTATGTTGCCATCTGTCACCCACTAAGGTACATGCTCATCATGAAACCTGCAGTCTGTGTCAGCTTGGTCATGGTAGCCTTGTTGGTGGGGTGTCTCCAGGCCACCACACTGACCTCCTTTACCTTTCAGTTAACCTACTGTGGCCCCAATCAGGTGgaccacttcttctgtgacatcCCTGCAGTTTTACCCTTGGCTTGTACTGACAGCTCTCTGGCCCAGAGAGTGGGCTCCATTAATGTTGGCCTCCTGGCTTTAACACTCTTATTCAGTGTTTGTGTCTCCTACACTCACATTGGGATTGCCATTCTGAGAATTCGTTCAGCAGAGGGCAGGCAGAAGGCTTTCTCCACCTGCAGTGCCCACCTCACTGCCATCCTCTGTGCCTACGGACCTGTCATCATCATCTACCTGCAGCGCACACCCAACCCTCTGCTTGGGGCCGTGGTGCAGATACTAAACAACATTGTCTCCCCCATGCTGAACTCCTTGATCTACTCCTTAAGGAACAAAGAAGTGAAAAGGTCCCTGAAAATAGTGTTCCAAATTGCAGTATTTTCTGTTCAAGAATGA